One genomic region from Tachysurus vachellii isolate PV-2020 chromosome 22, HZAU_Pvac_v1, whole genome shotgun sequence encodes:
- the LOC132838014 gene encoding homeobox protein Hox-C13a-like, with protein sequence MEGLSGNCPATHCRELISHPGLGRHSGTIMPHQSSIYSDISSPEGGRQCPGPQTPSSGASLGYNYPYSYYECRLSHSHGVNVQKPCSYHPAEKYPEHGEELSNRAKELAFYPGFAGSYQTVPGYLDMAVMPGIGAHPEVRHESLIPVDGYNHWALSNGWDGQVCFSKEQSQQSHLWKSPFPEVVPLQAEVSSYRRGRKKRVPYTKIQLKELEKEYTANKFITKDKRRRISTITNLSERQVTIWFQNRRVKEKKTVCKSKSSVHMHAT encoded by the exons ATGGAGGGACTGAGCGGGAACTGTCCTGCCACTCACTGCAGGGAGCTGATCTCTCACCCCGGACTAGGGCGACACTCTGGGACTATTATGCCCCACCAGAGCTCGATTTACTCCGATATCTCCTCTCCGGAGGGCGGAAGGCAATGTCCAGGGCCTCAAACTCCCTCCTCCGGGGCATCTTTGGGTTATAATTACCCTTACTCTTACTACGAATGCCGTTTGAGTCATTCTCACGGTGTTAATGTGCAGAAGCCGTGCTCTTATCACCCCGCTGAGAAATACCCTGAGCACGGGGAAGAGCTTTCCAACCGAGCAAAAGAACTGGCTTTTTACCCGGGTTTTGCTGGCTCTTACCAAACCGTCCCGGGATACCTGGATATGGCGGTGATGCCGGGAATCGGCGCCCATCCAGAAGTGCGGCACGAGAGCTTAATCCCGGTGGATGGATATAATCACTGGGCATTGAGCAACGGATGGGATGGACAAGTGTGCTTTTCCAAAGAGCAGAGTCAACAGAGCCACCTCTGGAAGTCACCTTTTCCAG aAGTTGTTCCACTGCAAGCTGAAGTCAGCAGCTACCGCCGAGGCCGCAAAAAGCGCGTGCCTTACACCAAGATCCAGCTGAAAGAGCTCGAAAAGGAGTACACAGCCAACAAATTCATCACCAAAGATAAAAGACGACGGATCTCCACCATCACTAACCTCTCAGAGAGACAAGTTACCATCTGGTTTCAGAACCGCCgtgtaaaggaaaagaaaaccgTCTGCAAGTCAAAGTCAAGCGTCCACATGCACGCTACCTGA